A genome region from Natranaeroarchaeum sulfidigenes includes the following:
- a CDS encoding HVO_2901 family zinc finger protein, whose product MHTCRICNQTFSTKLRLELHRDTCVEETLLCQQCGDQFSEAAATRDGWHYQCPNDDCDGEGLTEDLYRLDATGVEQGQ is encoded by the coding sequence ATGCACACCTGTCGTATCTGTAATCAGACGTTTTCCACGAAGCTCCGGCTGGAGCTGCACCGCGACACCTGCGTAGAGGAAACGCTGCTCTGCCAGCAGTGCGGTGACCAGTTCAGTGAGGCCGCCGCGACGCGAGACGGCTGGCATTATCAGTGCCCGAACGACGACTGTGATGGGGAGGGACTAACGGAGGACCTGTATCGGCTGGACGCGACGGGCGTCGAGCAGGGTCAGTAG
- the malA gene encoding alpha-amylase MalA: MHHPGPPRFEAVGSEIDLAPRDPDPSATYRWSVVDAPAESNATVGSDPVETFVPDQPGTYTIGLDAPDGEHRLTVRAFPAEYSPPLLDPAGSGPRSGSGFQSGSGLRSGLQSGSGFASGSGTATGVEGVGDRPRIRLDGHVDGDYVVLTAEATPPVGSDLSVDDLDVEFFADNRDPARDIDITVEGHTARVPVEAIGEYSRFHAVAVSPGAYSVADAVAVDTTGNELTVERLNEPPAWGKDVTLYEIYVRTFSDGDEPTFQALSDRLGELADFGVDCIWLTPVLQNDDFDHGYNIVDFFSIADDLGSREEFESFIEDCHEHDIRVLFDLVMNHSAREHEFFKRAEIGDPEYRDWYEWEDPDNDKPGTYFDWPYIANFNFENLEVRRHLLDAVDEWAPLVDGFRCDMAWAVPTSFWQELRDRVKAEDSEFLLLDETIPYIADFHELCFDVHFDTTLYHNLRQVGNGAMDASSITDAIENRARTGFPDHAAFLLYMENHDESRYAEECGKTQAKAAAGALFTLPGIPLLYAGQEIGEETRREKVDWHEADEDLREHYHDLVTARDELAPLSYDAAYEEVESEASHEGVVAYAREQDGERVVVVLNFGPDTEAVSVDEPVGSENLLSGEDVDAADADVLVEDVVVVPAE, encoded by the coding sequence ATGCATCATCCTGGTCCGCCTCGCTTCGAGGCAGTCGGCTCCGAGATCGATCTCGCACCGAGGGATCCCGATCCCTCCGCAACGTATCGCTGGTCAGTCGTTGACGCGCCCGCAGAGAGCAACGCCACGGTCGGTTCCGATCCTGTGGAAACCTTCGTCCCCGACCAGCCCGGCACGTACACGATCGGACTGGACGCCCCCGATGGCGAGCACCGACTGACGGTTCGTGCGTTCCCGGCCGAGTACAGTCCGCCGCTGCTCGACCCGGCGGGCTCCGGCCCGCGATCGGGCTCCGGGTTCCAGTCCGGCTCCGGTCTCCGTTCCGGTCTCCAGTCCGGATCGGGCTTCGCCAGCGGAAGCGGTACTGCAACCGGCGTTGAAGGAGTCGGTGACAGACCACGCATTCGCCTCGATGGTCACGTCGATGGCGACTACGTCGTCCTCACCGCCGAGGCGACGCCGCCGGTCGGTAGCGACCTCTCAGTTGATGATCTCGACGTCGAGTTCTTTGCTGACAACCGCGACCCGGCGAGGGACATCGATATCACGGTCGAGGGACATACCGCCCGCGTTCCCGTCGAAGCGATCGGCGAGTACAGCCGGTTCCACGCGGTCGCCGTCTCTCCCGGTGCGTACAGCGTTGCGGATGCGGTCGCCGTCGATACGACTGGTAACGAACTCACAGTCGAGCGGCTCAACGAACCGCCGGCGTGGGGCAAGGACGTCACCCTGTACGAGATTTACGTCCGTACCTTCTCGGATGGCGACGAACCCACGTTTCAGGCACTCTCGGATCGGCTCGGCGAACTCGCCGACTTCGGCGTCGACTGTATCTGGCTGACGCCGGTGCTCCAGAACGACGACTTCGACCACGGCTACAACATCGTCGACTTCTTCTCGATTGCCGACGACCTGGGTAGCCGCGAGGAGTTCGAGTCGTTCATCGAGGACTGTCACGAGCACGATATCAGGGTCCTCTTTGACCTCGTGATGAACCACTCCGCCCGCGAGCACGAGTTCTTCAAGCGCGCCGAGATCGGCGATCCGGAGTACCGGGACTGGTACGAGTGGGAGGACCCGGACAACGACAAGCCGGGCACCTACTTCGACTGGCCGTACATCGCGAACTTCAACTTCGAGAATCTGGAAGTTCGTCGTCACCTGCTCGATGCCGTCGACGAGTGGGCACCGCTGGTTGATGGCTTCCGCTGTGACATGGCGTGGGCCGTCCCGACGAGCTTCTGGCAGGAGCTCCGGGACCGCGTGAAAGCCGAGGACTCGGAGTTCCTCCTGCTCGACGAGACGATTCCGTATATCGCGGACTTCCACGAGCTGTGTTTCGACGTCCACTTCGATACGACGCTGTATCACAACCTCCGGCAGGTCGGCAACGGCGCGATGGACGCCTCCTCGATCACCGACGCCATCGAGAACCGCGCGCGCACTGGCTTCCCGGACCACGCCGCGTTCTTGCTCTACATGGAGAACCACGACGAGAGCCGCTACGCCGAAGAGTGTGGCAAGACCCAGGCCAAAGCCGCCGCCGGCGCGCTCTTTACGCTGCCCGGTATCCCACTGCTGTACGCCGGACAGGAGATCGGCGAGGAGACTCGCCGCGAGAAGGTCGACTGGCACGAGGCCGACGAAGACCTTCGAGAGCACTACCACGATCTGGTGACCGCCCGCGACGAACTCGCACCGCTTAGCTACGATGCGGCCTACGAAGAAGTCGAGAGTGAGGCCTCTCACGAGGGCGTTGTCGCCTACGCGCGCGAACAGGACGGAGAACGCGTCGTCGTCGTGCTGAACTTCGGTCCTGACACCGAGGCGGTCTCGGTGGACGAACCCGTCGGCTCCGAGAACCTGCTTTCCGGCGAAGACGTCGACGCGGCCGACGCTGACGTCCTTGTCGAGGACGTCGTTGTCGTTCCGGCGGAGTAA
- the folP gene encoding dihydropteroate synthase, with protein MQNVDAAGLGIGDDHPPRIMGVLNVSEESPYDPSVYDDPGEAAAYVDEELIDEGADIVDVGLESANKRFEVLSAEEELKRLDTAIETIESVSGDAVFSIETRYASVAEAALDRGFDMVNDICGFADPKMPEICREYDVAVAKMASPADLDRPGAIADIDWETRRSPEWAAEADYVDRLYEALKQNGLTDKTIVDPAFGGWSEAKTIEDDQETFRRLREFRGFGQPLLVSINRKNFLGDVAGRDTDERLPVSLAATSLAVERGAHVIRTHDVRETVDAALIGHEFGRTTAQQSSDGVRVEQLDVRTSGDIGRHLDRIGATEADPATLTTRTIEVSGLGTEMINRVATATEQTGVRFVRGDSSSLLVGSDRALESLVETLSENTGSPPPIERKTSIDDVTGVLQAILE; from the coding sequence ATGCAAAACGTCGACGCGGCGGGGCTCGGTATCGGCGACGACCATCCTCCACGTATTATGGGCGTGCTCAACGTCAGCGAGGAGTCGCCCTACGACCCGAGCGTCTACGACGACCCGGGTGAAGCGGCGGCCTACGTTGACGAAGAACTCATCGACGAAGGTGCGGATATCGTCGACGTCGGGCTCGAATCGGCCAACAAGCGTTTCGAGGTCCTGTCGGCCGAGGAGGAACTCAAACGGCTGGATACGGCCATCGAGACCATCGAGAGCGTTAGCGGGGACGCCGTCTTCTCGATCGAGACCCGGTACGCGAGCGTTGCCGAAGCCGCCCTGGACCGGGGCTTCGACATGGTCAACGACATCTGTGGCTTCGCCGACCCGAAAATGCCCGAAATCTGCCGGGAGTACGATGTCGCCGTGGCGAAGATGGCAAGCCCGGCCGATCTGGATCGTCCCGGTGCGATCGCGGACATCGACTGGGAAACACGTCGCTCGCCCGAGTGGGCCGCCGAGGCCGACTACGTCGATCGCCTGTACGAGGCTCTCAAACAGAACGGGCTGACCGACAAGACGATCGTTGATCCCGCCTTCGGCGGCTGGAGCGAGGCCAAGACGATCGAGGACGATCAGGAGACGTTCCGGCGGCTCCGGGAGTTCCGCGGCTTCGGCCAGCCACTGTTAGTCTCGATCAACCGGAAGAACTTCCTGGGCGATGTGGCCGGACGCGACACCGACGAACGGCTCCCCGTGAGCCTCGCTGCGACGTCCTTGGCCGTCGAACGTGGAGCGCACGTCATCCGCACCCACGACGTTCGCGAGACGGTTGACGCGGCCCTGATCGGCCACGAGTTCGGGCGGACAACCGCCCAGCAGTCGAGCGACGGAGTGCGCGTCGAACAGCTGGACGTCAGAACGTCGGGCGACATCGGTCGACATCTCGATCGTATCGGAGCGACCGAGGCCGATCCAGCCACACTCACCACCCGAACGATCGAGGTGAGCGGGCTCGGGACGGAGATGATAAATCGTGTCGCCACGGCAACAGAGCAAACCGGTGTACGGTTTGTTCGCGGAGACAGTAGTAGTCTACTCGTCGGGTCGGACCGCGCGCTGGAATCACTCGTCGAAACACTCTCCGAAAATACTGGTTCTCCTCCCCCAATAGAACGTAAAACGAGTATAGATGACGTTACAGGAGTACTACAGGCTATACTTGAGTAA
- the gatE gene encoding Glu-tRNA(Gln) amidotransferase subunit GatE, with amino-acid sequence MTEYDYEELGLVAGLEIHQQLDTATKLFCNCPTELREPEESTRRFTRYLHPTKSELGEIDDAALEESQVEREFEYLAYDTTCLVEEDDEPPRELDEEALAVALEIAQLLDMTPVDQAHVMRKIVVDGSNTTGFQRTTKIADEGEISTTEGPVGIEDLMLEEESAQRVTETETGVRFSLDRLGIPLVEIGTKPDISTPEQARDAAERIGMLLRSTGAVKRGLGTIRQDVNISIAEGARVELKGVQSLDDIDDIVRNEVQRQARLLEIRDELEARDAEVGDVQDVSDVFADTDSGVIRGALDDGGAVTAVPLYGFDGLVGAELQPDRRLGTELSDHAKRHGAGGIFHTDELPAYGVTEEEVTALREAVGAEEDDAVAIVAASEDVARNAIEAAAERAEKAIEGVPEETRDANQDTTSKYLRPLPGAARMYPETDVPPVEPDVTEVEEPELLTEKVERYQSEFGLGEGLAEQVAYGRKMPLFERAVADGVDPTLAAGTLESTVTELRRDDVPVEALDDEHFLDVFGLVEGGDLAREGVPELLTALAEEPEADAAALAEEKGLGSAAEDEVREAVVEVVERNAEQVSEEGMAAFSGLMGECMGALRGKADGDLVSELLREEIQKRA; translated from the coding sequence ATGACCGAGTACGATTACGAGGAACTCGGCCTCGTCGCCGGGCTGGAGATCCACCAGCAACTCGATACGGCGACGAAGCTGTTCTGTAACTGCCCGACAGAGCTCCGCGAGCCCGAGGAGTCGACGCGCAGATTCACCCGCTATCTCCATCCGACGAAATCCGAGCTCGGCGAAATCGACGACGCCGCGCTCGAAGAAAGTCAGGTCGAACGGGAGTTCGAGTATCTCGCCTACGACACGACCTGTCTCGTCGAGGAGGACGACGAGCCGCCGCGGGAACTGGACGAGGAGGCGCTCGCGGTCGCGCTCGAAATCGCCCAGCTACTGGATATGACGCCGGTCGATCAGGCTCACGTCATGCGGAAGATCGTCGTCGACGGCTCGAACACGACCGGCTTCCAGCGCACGACGAAGATCGCCGACGAGGGCGAAATTTCGACAACCGAGGGTCCGGTCGGAATCGAGGATCTGATGCTCGAAGAGGAGAGCGCCCAGCGCGTCACGGAAACCGAGACAGGCGTCAGATTCAGTCTCGATCGGCTGGGTATCCCGCTCGTCGAGATCGGCACGAAACCCGATATCTCGACGCCAGAGCAGGCCCGCGACGCCGCCGAGCGCATCGGGATGCTGCTTCGCTCGACGGGCGCAGTCAAGCGGGGTCTGGGGACGATCCGTCAGGATGTCAACATCTCGATCGCCGAGGGCGCGCGCGTCGAACTCAAAGGGGTGCAAAGTCTCGACGATATCGACGATATCGTTCGCAACGAGGTACAGCGACAGGCCCGTCTGCTGGAGATCCGCGACGAACTCGAAGCGCGCGATGCCGAGGTCGGGGACGTACAGGACGTCTCGGATGTCTTTGCGGACACCGACAGCGGTGTCATCCGCGGCGCGCTGGACGATGGCGGGGCTGTCACCGCCGTTCCCCTGTACGGCTTCGACGGACTCGTCGGTGCGGAGCTGCAGCCCGACCGCCGACTCGGGACCGAACTCTCGGACCACGCGAAACGCCACGGCGCGGGTGGCATCTTCCACACCGACGAGCTACCGGCCTACGGCGTCACCGAGGAGGAAGTCACTGCGCTACGAGAGGCGGTCGGAGCGGAGGAAGACGACGCCGTCGCCATCGTTGCCGCGAGCGAGGATGTCGCCAGAAACGCCATCGAGGCCGCCGCGGAGCGAGCCGAGAAAGCCATCGAGGGCGTCCCGGAGGAAACCCGCGACGCGAATCAGGACACTACCTCGAAGTACCTTCGGCCCTTGCCCGGTGCAGCGCGAATGTATCCCGAGACGGATGTCCCGCCGGTCGAACCGGACGTCACGGAGGTCGAGGAACCCGAACTCCTCACCGAGAAAGTCGAGCGCTACCAGTCCGAGTTCGGCCTCGGCGAGGGGCTGGCCGAACAGGTCGCGTACGGCCGCAAAATGCCGCTGTTCGAGCGTGCCGTCGCAGACGGTGTCGACCCGACGCTCGCGGCTGGAACCCTCGAAAGTACGGTGACTGAACTCCGGCGCGACGACGTGCCGGTCGAGGCACTCGACGACGAGCACTTCCTCGACGTCTTCGGGCTTGTCGAGGGAGGCGACCTCGCCAGGGAGGGCGTCCCCGAGCTACTGACCGCGCTCGCCGAGGAGCCGGAAGCCGACGCCGCAGCACTCGCGGAGGAGAAGGGCCTCGGCAGCGCGGCCGAAGATGAGGTGCGGGAGGCAGTTGTCGAGGTCGTCGAACGCAACGCCGAGCAGGTCAGCGAGGAGGGAATGGCCGCCTTCTCCGGACTGATGGGCGAATGCATGGGCGCGCTCCGCGGGAAGGCAGACGGTGATCTCGTCAGCGAACTCCTGCGCGAGGAGATCCAGAAGCGGGCCTGA
- a CDS encoding fluoride efflux transporter FluC, translating to MEAAYLLGTGGAIGAVLRYAVSEALPADRFPWATLVVNVVGSFVLGLVAFGGAGEGAMLFVGVGACGSFTTFSSFSFAAVDLWEQGRRWTAALHVVGNLVCSLAALGLAAMLIQL from the coding sequence ATGGAGGCGGCATACCTGCTTGGCACCGGCGGAGCGATCGGTGCAGTCCTCCGCTACGCGGTCAGTGAGGCCCTCCCAGCAGATCGGTTCCCGTGGGCAACGCTGGTCGTAAACGTCGTCGGCAGTTTCGTCCTCGGACTGGTCGCGTTCGGCGGCGCGGGTGAAGGTGCCATGCTGTTCGTCGGTGTTGGCGCGTGCGGGTCGTTTACAACCTTTTCCTCGTTTTCGTTTGCTGCGGTCGACCTCTGGGAACAGGGCCGACGCTGGACGGCCGCACTCCACGTCGTCGGGAATCTCGTCTGTAGCCTCGCCGCGCTTGGTCTCGCGGCGATGCTCATCCAGCTGTAG
- a CDS encoding DMT family transporter encodes MRTIGSIPSGFRNLVLFSLLALSWGGSFVAIEIGLEYVPPLLFAALRYGVAGLIVLGYAAVVTDRSRPTGRSEWLAVVVAGVFVIALYHGLLYIGELYVSGAVAATVVSTAPILTVAFAGAILPNERLSAVSIAGFVLGLIGVGLVVQPSRTALGSDVTIGVALVFASAAAFALGSVLIRPIDAGLPIETLQAWSMLLGAGVLFGWAFASGESLGAIKVTTTAVLSYGYLTIISGVLAFLLYFELLDRSGAIQVNLVGYAEPVVAIGISWLLLGTVVDALTVLGLVTIASGFALIKRESIRSLLAATGILGRSTAADLTTARTDGGRTVEQDAD; translated from the coding sequence ATGAGAACGATCGGATCTATCCCATCTGGATTCCGTAATCTGGTGTTGTTTTCGTTGCTCGCTCTCTCCTGGGGCGGTTCGTTCGTCGCGATCGAGATCGGGCTGGAGTACGTCCCCCCGTTACTGTTCGCGGCGCTTCGATACGGTGTGGCGGGTCTGATCGTGCTGGGCTACGCCGCGGTCGTCACCGATCGGTCCAGACCAACCGGTCGGAGCGAGTGGCTCGCCGTAGTCGTGGCGGGCGTGTTCGTCATTGCGCTGTACCACGGCCTGCTGTACATCGGTGAGCTGTACGTCTCGGGGGCAGTCGCGGCAACAGTCGTCAGTACCGCGCCGATCCTCACCGTCGCCTTTGCGGGCGCGATTCTGCCGAACGAGCGTCTCAGTGCGGTCAGTATCGCCGGGTTCGTCCTCGGTCTGATCGGCGTCGGACTTGTCGTCCAGCCCTCGCGTACCGCCCTCGGCTCCGACGTGACGATCGGTGTTGCACTCGTGTTCGCGTCTGCGGCCGCGTTTGCGCTCGGGAGCGTGCTTATCCGTCCCATCGACGCCGGGTTGCCGATCGAAACCCTGCAGGCGTGGTCGATGCTGCTCGGTGCGGGCGTCCTGTTTGGCTGGGCGTTCGCAAGCGGCGAGTCACTCGGTGCGATCAAGGTGACGACGACTGCCGTACTCTCCTATGGCTACCTGACAATCATCTCCGGCGTGCTTGCCTTCCTGTTGTACTTCGAGTTGCTCGACCGGAGCGGTGCGATCCAGGTCAACCTCGTCGGGTACGCCGAGCCTGTCGTCGCGATCGGCATCAGCTGGCTCCTGCTGGGCACGGTCGTCGACGCTCTGACGGTTCTCGGGCTTGTCACGATCGCCAGCGGATTCGCCCTGATCAAACGGGAGTCGATCCGCTCGTTGCTCGCCGCGACTGGTATCCTCGGCCGGTCGACCGCAGCCGACCTCACGACCGCTCGCACTGACGGCGGTCGGACGGTCGAACAGGACGCCGACTAG
- a CDS encoding Lrp/AsnC family transcriptional regulator, with protein MDERDVRLLKAIAELGTGSPERLHEETGIPVSTIHYRLSNLREEGVIENDRYEIDLDELGLGVTVLVEIHADYEGSYEEFSDRLLTVEGVTNVYFTMGETDFIVVARLSSSETVERLIADFEQIDGVDRTDSTFVISAIEERDALQSYSLDTLLEELID; from the coding sequence ATGGACGAGCGCGACGTTCGACTGTTGAAGGCGATAGCGGAGCTCGGAACGGGGAGCCCCGAACGACTCCACGAGGAGACCGGGATCCCCGTCTCGACGATCCACTACCGGCTCTCGAATCTCCGGGAGGAAGGAGTCATCGAAAACGACCGCTACGAGATCGATCTCGACGAACTCGGACTCGGCGTCACCGTGCTCGTGGAGATCCACGCCGACTACGAGGGGTCCTACGAGGAGTTCTCCGACCGGTTGCTGACCGTCGAAGGCGTCACAAACGTCTACTTCACCATGGGCGAGACCGATTTTATTGTGGTCGCTCGGCTGAGCAGTAGCGAGACGGTCGAACGGCTGATCGCTGACTTCGAGCAGATCGACGGTGTCGACCGAACGGACTCGACGTTCGTCATCTCGGCCATCGAAGAACGGGACGCCCTGCAGAGTTACAGTCTGGACACGCTGCTGGAAGAGCTTATCGACTAG
- a CDS encoding quinone oxidoreductase family protein: protein MTVTEQERPEPGPEQVRIEVEAAGINFADIMQRRGKYPGGPEPPYVPGMEAAGRIDATGERVNLDEGDRVVATVPGGAYAEYALADPQAIFPIPGEMSFDEAAGFPVQFLTAHGCLFGWGGLEAGERVLIQAAAGGVGTAAVQLASQAGAEVFGTASTAEKLDLASELGCDHPINYTETDFVEEIGSLTDGKGVDLVLDGVGGETFHESLDALTPFGRVVTYGAASGDTATVDTGRLLFENKTVIGYHLGRARSADPGRVLEAVPELTEGLTSGDLEVIVGESFPLDEASAAHEYIENRQSSGKVVLNPR, encoded by the coding sequence ATGACGGTAACAGAACAGGAGCGACCGGAGCCCGGTCCCGAACAGGTACGGATCGAGGTCGAGGCTGCCGGGATCAACTTCGCCGATATCATGCAGCGTCGCGGAAAGTATCCCGGCGGTCCTGAACCCCCATACGTGCCGGGGATGGAAGCCGCCGGACGGATCGACGCGACCGGGGAGCGTGTCAATCTGGACGAGGGTGATCGGGTCGTCGCGACCGTCCCCGGCGGAGCGTACGCGGAGTACGCGCTGGCCGATCCACAGGCGATCTTTCCGATTCCCGGGGAGATGAGTTTCGACGAGGCCGCGGGCTTTCCCGTTCAGTTCCTCACTGCGCACGGCTGTCTGTTCGGATGGGGGGGCCTCGAAGCGGGCGAGCGTGTCCTGATTCAGGCCGCTGCGGGCGGTGTTGGAACCGCAGCGGTCCAGCTAGCCTCACAGGCTGGTGCCGAGGTGTTCGGCACCGCGAGCACGGCCGAAAAGCTCGATCTCGCGAGCGAACTGGGCTGTGATCACCCGATCAACTACACCGAGACCGACTTCGTCGAGGAAATCGGTTCGCTTACCGATGGCAAGGGCGTCGACCTCGTACTTGACGGTGTGGGGGGCGAGACCTTCCACGAGAGCCTCGACGCGCTCACGCCGTTCGGGCGAGTCGTCACGTACGGCGCGGCGAGCGGCGACACCGCAACGGTCGATACCGGTCGCCTGCTGTTCGAGAACAAGACCGTAATCGGGTACCATCTGGGCCGGGCGCGCTCGGCAGATCCCGGACGCGTCCTCGAAGCCGTCCCGGAGCTCACCGAGGGTCTCACGAGCGGCGATCTGGAAGTGATCGTTGGCGAATCGTTCCCCCTCGACGAGGCGTCCGCCGCTCACGAGTACATCGAAAATCGTCAGTCTTCGGGTAAAGTCGTTCTCAACCCACGCTAG
- a CDS encoding fluoride efflux transporter FluC: MSGTHPLVRVETLLLIAVGGFAGSNLRYFIELIVPSTLGATFLVNVLGSFALAVILYEASTIGALSDRSKFVFGTGFLSSFTTFSTFVFDVISVDPVVGLAYVLASYASGFAAVLLGRVFVTRAIVPRVEVA; this comes from the coding sequence ATGTCAGGCACGCACCCCCTCGTCAGAGTCGAAACGCTTCTGTTGATCGCCGTCGGCGGGTTTGCCGGGTCGAACCTGCGGTATTTCATCGAGCTAATCGTTCCATCAACGCTTGGTGCGACCTTCCTCGTCAACGTGCTCGGAAGCTTCGCACTCGCCGTGATCCTTTATGAGGCGTCAACCATCGGCGCGCTCTCGGACAGGTCGAAGTTCGTGTTCGGGACCGGCTTTCTCTCCTCGTTTACGACGTTCAGTACGTTCGTATTCGACGTGATTTCTGTCGATCCAGTCGTCGGACTCGCGTATGTTCTCGCCAGTTATGCAAGCGGCTTCGCGGCGGTCCTGCTCGGCCGTGTCTTCGTGACCAGAGCAATCGTGCCGCGGGTGGAGGTGGCGTAG
- a CDS encoding 6-hydroxymethylpterin diphosphokinase MptE-like protein, protein MELAEWEPVYEAILREFGFDRSADERARDVLAEFATPISFDRFAELSGATVAIAGGGPSMEHETATADRADFVVAASVAADFLLEAGIDIDLMVTDLDKNVETAIDLSHAGVPVAVHAHGDNIPALGEYLPEFEQGQVLATTQAAPTESVYNFGGFTDGDRAAFLADEFGADELQFPGWDLDDEDVDPVKRQKLAWAERLLYWLETRRDERFAVLDGRRGRIDTTDLPL, encoded by the coding sequence ATGGAGCTAGCGGAGTGGGAGCCCGTGTACGAGGCGATCCTCCGGGAGTTCGGATTCGATCGCTCGGCCGACGAGCGGGCACGGGACGTCCTCGCGGAGTTCGCGACACCAATCTCGTTCGATCGGTTTGCCGAACTGTCGGGAGCGACGGTCGCCATCGCAGGGGGTGGCCCCTCGATGGAACACGAGACAGCCACTGCCGATAGGGCCGACTTCGTTGTCGCCGCATCCGTCGCCGCGGATTTCCTTCTGGAGGCGGGAATCGACATCGATCTGATGGTCACCGATCTCGACAAAAACGTCGAGACGGCAATCGATCTGTCACACGCGGGCGTTCCAGTGGCGGTTCACGCCCACGGCGATAACATCCCCGCGCTTGGTGAATACCTCCCCGAGTTCGAGCAAGGGCAGGTGCTCGCGACGACACAGGCCGCTCCCACTGAGTCGGTCTACAACTTCGGCGGGTTCACTGACGGCGACCGTGCTGCGTTCCTCGCCGATGAGTTCGGTGCTGACGAACTACAGTTTCCCGGATGGGATCTCGATGACGAGGACGTCGACCCGGTGAAACGCCAGAAGCTGGCCTGGGCAGAACGACTGTTGTACTGGCTCGAAACCCGGCGCGATGAGCGGTTCGCCGTTCTCGATGGTCGTCGCGGCCGTATCGACACGACCGATCTGCCGCTCTAG
- a CDS encoding RNA methyltransferase has protein sequence MSEAPAVAVVDAQTPGNVGTIARAMKNFGFSELLLVDPPELDRDGEAYGYAGQAREDVLPNATEIAFDDLVSGYHTVGLTATTNQNATSHVRYPFSTPAELAEELETVNAPTCLVFGREDNGMTNEELARLDEICAIPASKEYPVLNLGQAATITLYEFRNLAISDTQLPDVERDRASEAEIERLYDQFEDLLAGIGHPEEKRAKSGRMFRRLIGRAHPTDREAVTLLGIVRRATESINRKTESVSQDRD, from the coding sequence ATGAGTGAGGCACCCGCTGTTGCAGTCGTCGACGCACAGACGCCCGGCAACGTCGGCACCATCGCCCGCGCGATGAAGAACTTCGGGTTCTCGGAGCTGTTGCTCGTTGATCCCCCCGAACTCGACCGGGACGGCGAGGCCTACGGCTACGCCGGACAGGCTCGCGAGGACGTCCTGCCGAACGCCACCGAGATCGCGTTCGACGACCTCGTGTCCGGGTATCACACGGTTGGCCTGACCGCCACGACGAACCAGAACGCGACCAGCCACGTCCGATATCCGTTCTCCACGCCCGCGGAGCTGGCCGAGGAGCTCGAAACTGTGAACGCCCCCACCTGCCTCGTCTTCGGGCGCGAGGACAACGGTATGACGAACGAGGAACTCGCGCGGCTCGACGAGATCTGTGCCATTCCGGCGAGCAAGGAGTACCCGGTGCTCAACCTCGGACAGGCGGCGACGATCACGCTCTACGAGTTCCGGAATCTGGCGATATCCGATACCCAGCTACCGGATGTCGAGCGAGACCGTGCCAGCGAGGCCGAGATCGAACGTCTCTACGACCAGTTCGAGGACCTGCTCGCAGGGATCGGCCATCCAGAAGAAAAACGCGCGAAGTCCGGACGCATGTTCCGGCGGCTGATCGGACGTGCCCACCCGACCGACCGGGAGGCAGTAACGCTGCTTGGCATCGTCCGTCGGGCAACGGAATCCATCAATCGGAAAACGGAGTCGGTCAGTCAGGACCGCGATTGA